A DNA window from Vigna angularis cultivar LongXiaoDou No.4 chromosome 1, ASM1680809v1, whole genome shotgun sequence contains the following coding sequences:
- the LOC108323848 gene encoding C2 and GRAM domain-containing protein At1g03370 isoform X5, which produces MHQNQKSFAGRIAQIFNKGTDVASMSPSRSIDSDQSETSKIEVGGEIKIEEDQPPVETFEETIKKIESADQGSEIPSNLSGGVLIDQLYIVAPGDLNTLLFSPDSNFPKTLAEVQGTTELQVGTWKFENGGETPKRSLSYLKAATKLIKAVKGYEDQTYLKADGKNFAVFASVSTPDVMYGSTFKVELLYVITPGPELPSGEQCSRLVISWRMNFVQSTMMKGMIESGARQGMRESFDQYAILLCQTVKAVVSKDLGSSKEQALATLRPEPQSDWRLALQYLANFQVFLAFLMVMSVFVHMWLASPRLIQGLEFVWLDLPDSIGEFVVCVVLVLQGEKVFGLISRFMQARARKGSDHGIKAHGAGWMLTVAIIEGSNLAIAESKAFCDPYVVFTCNGKTRTSSIKFKKSSPLWNEIFEFDAMDDPPSVLDVDVYDFDGPFDEVTSLGHVEINFLKTNISDLADIWVSLEGKLAQASQSKLHLRIFLNNTRRGDVVKHYISKMEKEVGKKINLRSPQTNSAFQKLFGLPPEEFLINDFTCHLKRKMPLQGRLFVSARIIGFHANLFGHKTKFFLLWEDIEDIQVIPPTFSSMGSPIIVITLWPGRGVDARHGAKTQDEDGRLKFRFQSFVSFNVANRTIMALWKARSLSPEQKVQLVEEDSETKGLRSDENGSFIGLGDVSMSEVHSGALSVPASFLMELFSGGELDRMFMEKSGCVNYSYTPWVSENSGVYERAVYYKFEKRISRYRVEVTSTQQKSTLEGGKGWLLQEVMNFHGVPLGDFFNLHIRYQIEDLTPKACKVQGKYKVKEQKSTPVKVLAAHRMNKMYWHQTVIRRRLSSRKGTWSASSFFAFFKDQL; this is translated from the exons ATGCATCAAAATCAAAAATCGTTTGCTGGCCGAATTGCTCAAATATTTAACAAAGGCACTGATGTGGCTTCGATGTCTCCCAGCAGAAGTATTGACTCAGACCAATCTGAAACAAGCAAAATTGAAGTTGGTGGTGAAATCAAGATTGAGGAGGATCAGCCCCCTGTTGAGACTTTCGaagaaactattaaaaaaatagagtcCGCAGATCAAGGAAGTGAAATTCCTAGCAATTTATCGGGAGGAGTTCTTATTGATCAATTATACATAGTTGCACCGGGAGACTTGAATACATTGCTATTTTCACCTGATTCTAATTTTCCCAAGACACTGGCAGAGGTACAGGGTACTACAGAACTGCAAGTTGGTACTTGGAAGTTTGAGAATGGTGGGGAGACCCCAAAAAGATCGCTTTCTTACCTCAAGGCAGCCACTAAATTAATCAAGGCTGTCAAAGGCTACGAGGACCAGACATATTTAAAGGCTGATGGGAAGAACTTTGCGGTTTTCGCCAGTGTCAGTACTCCAGATGTTATGTACGGCAGCACCTTTAAGGTAGAATTACTTTATGTAATCACACCTGGACCGGAGTTGCCATCAGGGGAACAGTGTTCACGTCTGGTGATATCTTGGCGAATGAACTTTGTACAGAGCACCATGATGAAAGGAATGATAGAAAGCGGAGCTCGGCAAGGTATGAGGGAAAGCTTTGATCAATATGCTATTTTGTTATGTCAGACTGTAAAGGCTGTTGTCTCAAAGGACCTTGGTTCTAGTAAGGAACAGGCTTTGGCAACATTACGACCAGAGCCTCAGTCAGATTGGAGGCTGGCACTGCAATATTTAGCTAACTTCCAAGTATTCTTAGCATTCTTAATGGTCATGTCCGTGTTTGTGCATATGTGGCTGGCATCTCCTAGGCTAATTCAAGGGCTTGAATTTGTTTGGCTTGACCTCCCAGATTCTATTGGGGAATTTGTTGTATGTGTTGTCTTGGTTCTTCAAGGTGAAAAAGTATTCGGTCTAATCTCACGCTTCATGCAAGCCAGAGCACGAAAGG GTAGTGATCATGGAATTAAAGCACACGGAGCAGGATGGATGCTAACTGTGGCCATAATAGAAGGAAGCAATTTAGCTATTGCTGAATCTAAGGCATTTTGTGATCCATATGTTGTGTTTACTTGCAATGGAAAAACAAGAACCAGCTCAATCAAGTTCAAGAAATCTAGTCCTTTATGGAATG aaatatttgaatttgatgCAATGGATGATCCTCCTTCCGTGCTGGATGTGGATGTTTATGATTTTGATGGACCTTTTGATGAAGTTACATCTCTAGGACATGttgaaatcaattttcttaaaacaaacATCTCAGATCTTGCTGATATATGGGTTTCCCTTGAAGGAAAGTTGGCTCAGGCAAGTCAGTCTAAGTTGCACTTAAGAATTTTCTTGAACAACACTAGACGCGGGGATGTTGTAAAACACTATATAAGTAAAATGGAGAAAGAGGTGGGGAAGAAG ATTAATTTGCGGTCTCCTCAAACAAATTCAGCCTTTCAGAAACTCTTTGGGCTTCCACCTGAGGAATTTCTCATCAATGACTTCACCTgtcatttgaaaagaaaaatgccCCTACAG gGTCGACTGTTTGTTTCAGCAAGAATAATTGGTTTCCATGCAAACTTGTTTGGACACAAGACAAAATTCTTCTTGCTCTGGGAGGACATTGAAGACATTCAGGTTATTCCTCCTACATTTTCATCAATGGGAAGTCCAATAATTGTCATCACTCTTTGGCCAGGAAGAGGTGTGGATGCAAGGCATGGTGCAAAAACACAAGATGAAGATGGCAGACTGAAGTTCCGGTTCCAATCCTTTGTGTCTTTCAATGTTGCAAACAG GACTATCATGGCTCTCTGGAAGGCCAGATCCTTGAGTCCTGAGCAGAAAGTTCAGTTAGTAGAAGAAGACTCTGAAACTAAAGGCCTTAGAAGCGATGAGAATGGGTCATTCATCGGTCTTGGTGATGTCAGCATGTCTGAGGTTCATTCTGGTGCACTTTCTGTTCCT gcCAGTTTCTTGATGGAGCTATTTAGTGGGGGTGAGTTGGACCGAATGTTCATGGAAAAATCTGGCTGTGTTAATTATTCTTATACCCCTTGGGTATCTGAGAACAGTGGTGTATATGAGAGGGCAGTGTATTATAAGTTTGAGAAGCGGATTTCACGTTATAGAGTTGAAGTAACGAGCACTCAGCAGAAATCTACTTTGGAAGGAGGAAAGGGTTGGCTGTTGCAAGAGGTTATGAACTTCCATGGAGTTCCCCTTGGTGATTTTTTCAAT TTGCACATTCGCTATCAAATTGAGGATTTGACTCCAAAGGCATGTAAAGTACAG